One Phocaeicola dorei genomic region harbors:
- a CDS encoding hybrid sensor histidine kinase/response regulator transcription factor, producing the protein MRKIFVLWLLLLPVVSLAQPYSVKQLGIEKGLSNNYVVSIAQDKQGFLWFATEEGLNKFDGTRFITYLKNEDLTRQGITGNELNCLLDDPQDSILWIGTQRAGLNAYDYVNNTFLCYRHDGENPESLITDDVTKIVAATDGNLWITTYWRGVDYFDKKAGKFIHYNTQTVPGLASDNIWSVVDGGDGKLYMGHVHHGFSVLSLKDKKVKNFMHDPEDPVSLPGNGVTCIYKDLSGNIWLGTDRGLALFNPEAENFIHFHHSEDGVPHTVFDIRQFDGNKLWIAMEFGGIAILDLTQRMFLSPDQVRFQYIKEGDDEYSLSNSTVRCLFQDSFKNVWAGMWGGGINFLSHESSYFNVYSYSPIQHSGSSLNNKTASSVCVARDGKLWIGTDGGGINVFDKGKRVAVYKEETGDLTDNSIQAALCDSEGNLWFGSFMGGVDFYDVKKKSFHQIFPKDKTGEDVRALYEDAEYVWIGTSNGIYKVRLHDKGIADHYTVENNLVRCISKDNLNRLWIGTFGGGLGVFDEHFQCVKLFNVTSLFPSNTINTVYMDSQNRMWIGTGEGLVCFPSSQSWDYKVYRSEEGLSNVHIRAITEDNHGNIWVSTNKGISCLLKDKEVFYNYDHWDNVPMGNFMSGSVAEAKDGTLYFGSINGLCRFNPDQVLEKRESPAAIITEMRIFGPLRDTDSNEKVMALEGQSEVRLSYMQNNFSVTFNIQNYALADQVEYAYMLKGLENSWYTVTDPNNVTFRNIPPGNYCFQVKTRIRNQEWADEIASLDIRIDPPVWLTWWAKLFYILSGVSVLYFILHAYKKKLDMESLYELEKKNHEQEQELNNERLRFYTNITHELRTPLTLILGPLEDMQKSNSLSGKDSQKISVIHQSAIRLLNLINQILEFRKTETQNKKLCVSRDNLAALVHEIGLKYKELNRKPEIDFCLEIEQEDMSLFFDKEVVTIILDNLISNAIKYTEKGTITLGLHQVVRNNIHHTEISVSDTGFGIAPDALPHIFDRYYQEGSEHQASGTGIGLALVKNLVVLHEGEIRVESSLNVGSTFYVSLLTDNTYPHVLHADSTEKTSDEKDEKEENIEPVHSGKRILLIVEDNRDICDYIVESFSDDFEVRTAANGEQGLEQALGCIPDIIVSDIMMPVMNGIVMCRKLKEDLRTSHIPIILLTAKDSLQDKEEGYQVGADSYLTKPFSATLLHSRIHNLLESRKLLAERFNTNPILIDKRAAVTESMNKLDNEFLEKINKLIEDRLSSEKIDIGYLSDAMCMSNSTLYRKMKALTGLSTNEYIRKIKMQYAERLLLEGKYNISEVAFKVGINSTVYFRQCFKDEFGMAPSDYLKKIKPE; encoded by the coding sequence ATGAGAAAGATATTCGTACTTTGGCTCTTGCTGCTGCCGGTTGTTTCATTGGCACAACCTTATTCTGTTAAGCAGCTTGGTATAGAGAAGGGATTATCCAATAATTATGTGGTGAGCATTGCTCAAGACAAACAGGGCTTTCTGTGGTTTGCCACGGAGGAAGGGTTGAACAAATTCGATGGTACCCGTTTCATTACTTATTTGAAGAATGAAGATTTGACAAGGCAGGGTATAACAGGCAATGAACTGAATTGTTTGTTGGATGATCCTCAGGATTCTATCCTTTGGATAGGCACGCAAAGGGCCGGTCTGAATGCGTATGACTATGTAAATAACACTTTTCTTTGCTATAGGCATGATGGCGAGAACCCCGAAAGTCTGATAACGGATGATGTTACTAAGATTGTGGCAGCTACAGATGGTAATCTTTGGATTACGACATATTGGCGGGGAGTAGATTATTTCGATAAAAAGGCTGGAAAATTCATTCATTACAATACTCAAACAGTTCCGGGATTGGCTAGCGATAATATTTGGTCGGTTGTTGATGGAGGAGATGGAAAGTTGTATATGGGGCATGTGCATCATGGATTCAGTGTGTTGTCTCTTAAAGATAAAAAAGTAAAGAACTTTATGCATGACCCTGAAGATCCGGTCAGTTTGCCAGGTAATGGGGTAACTTGCATTTATAAGGACTTAAGCGGTAATATTTGGCTGGGAACAGACCGGGGGCTGGCACTGTTCAATCCGGAAGCCGAAAATTTTATCCATTTTCATCATAGTGAGGACGGGGTTCCTCATACCGTATTTGATATCAGACAATTTGATGGGAATAAACTTTGGATTGCCATGGAATTTGGAGGAATAGCCATTTTGGATTTAACGCAACGTATGTTTCTTTCTCCTGACCAAGTGCGTTTTCAATATATAAAGGAAGGGGATGATGAATACAGTCTCTCTAATTCTACTGTACGTTGTTTGTTTCAGGACTCCTTTAAAAATGTATGGGCTGGTATGTGGGGAGGTGGAATTAATTTTCTTAGCCATGAATCTTCCTATTTTAATGTTTATAGTTATTCTCCTATCCAGCATTCGGGTAGTAGCCTGAATAATAAGACAGCAAGTAGTGTATGCGTAGCAAGGGATGGAAAGTTATGGATCGGAACCGATGGGGGAGGCATCAATGTATTTGATAAAGGCAAGCGGGTGGCGGTTTATAAAGAAGAAACCGGTGATTTGACTGATAATTCCATACAGGCTGCACTTTGTGATTCGGAAGGAAACCTTTGGTTTGGATCGTTTATGGGAGGAGTGGATTTTTATGATGTGAAAAAGAAAAGTTTTCACCAGATTTTTCCTAAAGATAAAACAGGGGAAGATGTGCGTGCACTGTATGAAGATGCAGAATATGTATGGATAGGAACTAGTAATGGCATCTATAAGGTACGCTTGCATGATAAAGGCATTGCAGATCATTATACAGTAGAGAATAATCTGGTGAGATGTATCTCGAAAGATAATCTTAATCGTTTATGGATTGGTACTTTCGGAGGAGGATTAGGGGTTTTTGATGAACATTTTCAGTGCGTTAAACTTTTTAACGTGACTTCTCTTTTTCCCTCTAATACTATCAATACTGTTTATATGGATAGTCAGAACAGAATGTGGATAGGAACGGGAGAAGGTCTGGTTTGTTTTCCATCCTCTCAGAGTTGGGACTATAAAGTATATCGCAGTGAGGAGGGTTTGTCCAATGTCCATATACGTGCCATTACGGAAGATAATCATGGAAATATATGGGTGAGCACCAATAAAGGTATCAGCTGCTTGTTGAAAGACAAGGAGGTTTTCTATAATTACGATCATTGGGATAATGTGCCTATGGGCAATTTCATGAGTGGAAGTGTGGCGGAAGCTAAGGATGGAACACTTTATTTTGGCTCAATCAATGGCTTATGCCGTTTTAATCCAGATCAGGTATTGGAAAAACGAGAGTCACCTGCTGCAATTATTACGGAGATGCGTATATTCGGCCCGTTGCGTGATACGGACAGTAATGAAAAGGTGATGGCGCTTGAAGGCCAGTCGGAAGTACGTTTAAGCTATATGCAAAATAACTTCAGCGTCACCTTCAATATACAGAATTATGCCTTGGCCGATCAAGTGGAATATGCTTATATGTTGAAAGGGTTGGAAAATTCATGGTATACAGTAACCGATCCTAATAATGTGACTTTCCGTAATATACCTCCGGGAAATTATTGTTTTCAGGTAAAGACAAGAATACGGAATCAGGAATGGGCGGATGAGATAGCTTCTCTGGATATCCGTATTGACCCGCCTGTATGGCTTACGTGGTGGGCCAAGTTATTTTATATTCTTTCGGGTGTTTCTGTCCTGTATTTTATTCTTCATGCCTATAAAAAGAAACTGGATATGGAGTCTCTCTATGAGTTGGAGAAGAAAAATCATGAGCAGGAACAGGAGCTGAATAATGAGCGTTTACGTTTCTATACCAATATCACACATGAGTTGCGTACCCCTTTGACGTTGATTCTGGGACCGTTGGAAGATATGCAGAAAAGTAATTCTTTATCAGGGAAAGATTCACAGAAAATATCGGTTATCCATCAAAGCGCCATCCGGTTGTTGAACCTGATTAATCAGATACTGGAGTTCAGAAAAACGGAAACCCAAAACAAGAAATTATGTGTAAGTCGTGACAATCTGGCAGCCCTTGTACACGAGATCGGACTGAAGTATAAGGAATTGAACCGGAAACCTGAGATTGATTTCTGTCTTGAGATTGAGCAGGAAGATATGTCTTTGTTTTTTGATAAGGAGGTAGTAACGATTATACTGGATAATTTGATCTCCAATGCTATAAAATATACAGAGAAAGGAACTATAACTTTAGGATTACATCAGGTGGTCCGGAATAATATACACCATACGGAAATCAGTGTGAGTGACACCGGTTTCGGTATTGCTCCCGATGCATTGCCTCATATTTTTGACCGTTATTATCAAGAGGGAAGCGAACATCAGGCTTCAGGAACAGGTATTGGTCTGGCTCTGGTAAAGAACCTGGTAGTTTTGCATGAGGGGGAGATCAGGGTTGAAAGTTCTTTGAATGTGGGAAGTACTTTTTATGTCAGTCTGCTGACGGATAACACGTATCCTCATGTGCTGCATGCTGACTCGACGGAGAAAACTTCCGATGAAAAGGACGAAAAAGAAGAAAATATAGAACCTGTGCATAGTGGTAAGCGTATTCTGCTGATAGTGGAAGATAATAGGGACATCTGTGATTATATTGTAGAATCTTTCTCGGACGATTTTGAAGTGAGGACTGCCGCCAATGGTGAACAAGGTTTGGAACAAGCGTTGGGCTGCATTCCTGATATTATAGTCAGTGATATCATGATGCCGGTGATGAACGGTATCGTGATGTGCCGGAAATTGAAAGAAGACTTGCGTACCAGCCATATTCCCATTATTTTGCTGACGGCAAAGGATTCTTTGCAAGATAAGGAAGAAGGGTATCAAGTAGGTGCTGACTCTTATCTGACAAAGCCTTTCAGTGCTACTTTGTTGCATAGCCGTATCCATAATTTGCTTGAATCCCGCAAGTTGTTGGCAGAGCGTTTTAATACGAATCCCATACTCATTGACAAACGTGCGGCAGTAACCGAGTCTATGAATAAATTGGATAATGAGTTCCTTGAGAAGATTAACAAGCTGATTGAAGATCGTCTTTCTTCTGAGAAAATTGATATCGGTTATTTGTCGGACGCCATGTGTATGAGTAATTCTACCCTATATCGGAAGATGAAGGCATTGACCGGACTTTCCACCAATGAATATATCCGCAAAATAAAGATGCAATATGCGGAACGTCTGTTATTAGAAGGGAAATACAATATTTCAGAGGTCGCATTCAAGGTGGGAATTAACAGTACGGTCTATTTCCGTCAGTGTTTTAAAGATGAATTCGGTATGGCTCCTTCTGATTATCTGAAAAAGATAAAACCGGAATAG
- a CDS encoding histidine-type phosphatase, with product MKKKLFIYFLLIGSLMGNVMAQDIITNPLLFVFKLHGQTRKYQFTFNQSNDTLYLHWGIERNTRWQSGSYAMPQEALKTAVRLSFLQPEDGQHICLPIQETFALLSATAFQELKSQKAFHYNQTEYQLADTKSQAMGYSLLHVNDSVDGCEMWIMDNPDFPLIWEIQNNPLGINWKVAPVTLPPHNLKEEIIHSPEKMGSIYYAYPTPNGIQTPVPEGYSPFYVSHYGRHGSRWMTSDERYLEVIRVFDTFHNKSGLTDLGEDVRLRLQKVWENARGRGGNLTPLGERQHKAIAKRLYQQYPHIFRDSANISARSSVSVRCIMSMSAFTEQLKELTPSLQITREANQRHMDYIAYTSPEAEKLGSASAPWRTAFHTFEENHIHPERLITSLFKNPKEVRNPRELMMGLYWIASDMQDVELPLSFYDLFEKEELFGIWQSVNYRMYICNANAPVNQGAAPESAKSLLKNIIESADRAIREGTPCATLRFGHDTNLIRLLALMQVEGCSNQETDPDRYYLAWQDFRVSPMGANLQLIFFKNKQGEVIVKLLHNENEVKLPIDSPIAPYYKWETVKAVYNHL from the coding sequence ATGAAGAAAAAACTTTTTATATACTTTCTGCTTATCGGCAGCCTGATGGGAAATGTAATGGCACAAGATATCATTACCAACCCTCTGTTATTTGTATTTAAACTGCATGGACAAACCCGAAAGTACCAATTTACTTTCAATCAGTCCAACGACACCCTTTATCTACATTGGGGAATTGAAAGAAACACCCGATGGCAATCAGGCAGCTACGCCATGCCCCAAGAAGCTTTAAAAACGGCGGTCAGACTAAGCTTCTTACAGCCGGAAGACGGACAGCATATCTGTCTCCCCATTCAAGAAACCTTTGCCCTACTTTCAGCAACCGCTTTTCAGGAATTGAAAAGCCAAAAGGCATTTCATTATAATCAGACAGAATACCAACTGGCTGATACGAAGTCACAAGCTATGGGCTATTCCTTACTGCATGTAAACGACTCAGTAGACGGATGCGAAATGTGGATTATGGATAATCCGGATTTCCCTCTGATATGGGAAATACAAAATAATCCGCTCGGCATCAATTGGAAAGTAGCCCCCGTAACTCTCCCCCCACACAATCTGAAAGAAGAGATCATCCACAGCCCGGAAAAAATGGGCAGCATCTATTATGCTTATCCCACACCAAACGGCATACAAACTCCGGTACCCGAAGGTTACAGTCCTTTCTACGTCAGCCATTACGGACGCCATGGGTCCCGCTGGATGACTTCGGACGAACGTTATCTAGAAGTCATTCGTGTTTTTGATACGTTTCACAATAAATCAGGACTTACCGATTTAGGTGAAGATGTGAGGCTCAGACTCCAGAAAGTATGGGAAAATGCCCGTGGGCGCGGAGGAAACCTGACCCCATTAGGAGAACGACAACATAAAGCCATTGCCAAACGGCTTTATCAACAATATCCCCATATATTCCGGGACAGCGCCAACATATCAGCACGTTCGAGCGTTTCCGTACGTTGTATCATGAGCATGTCCGCATTCACAGAACAACTGAAAGAACTAACCCCCTCCCTCCAGATCACCCGCGAAGCCAACCAAAGACACATGGACTACATTGCCTATACTTCACCCGAAGCCGAAAAGCTGGGTTCGGCAAGTGCGCCATGGAGAACAGCTTTCCATACATTCGAAGAAAATCATATTCATCCGGAACGTTTAATCACTTCACTTTTCAAAAATCCCAAAGAAGTCAGGAATCCCCGCGAGCTCATGATGGGACTTTATTGGATTGCTTCCGACATGCAAGATGTAGAGTTGCCTCTATCCTTTTATGATTTGTTTGAAAAAGAAGAATTATTCGGTATCTGGCAGTCTGTGAATTATCGGATGTATATTTGCAATGCCAATGCTCCCGTCAATCAGGGAGCAGCCCCCGAGAGTGCAAAATCTTTATTGAAGAATATTATAGAAAGTGCCGACCGCGCCATCCGTGAAGGAACTCCTTGCGCCACCCTCCGTTTCGGACATGATACCAACCTGATCCGTCTGTTGGCACTCATGCAAGTAGAAGGATGCTCCAATCAAGAAACAGATCCCGACCGATATTACCTGGCCTGGCAAGATTTCCGTGTTTCACCTATGGGAGCCAACCTTCAATTAATCTTTTTCAAGAATAAACAAGGAGAAGTTATTGTAAAATTGCTACATAATGAAAATGAAGTCAAATTACCCATTGACAGCCCTATTGCTCCTTATTATAAATGGGAAACGGTGAAAGCAGTCTACAATCATTTATAA
- a CDS encoding GH92 family glycosyl hydrolase, whose protein sequence is MTHIPFKVSLLRLVFLLLPVTVAAQEARLSDYVDPKIGSEGLGRVFIGPSCPYGMVKPSPDCTVHPNSGWLPMPEQVNGFSQVHVSGTGGGPKYGNILVMPFGKGMDQLNHIDYRKDETIRLGYYATEFQRTGIYTEITTAPRASFYRFTYPEDSLKSLLVDAGFFLGEQPTPDAREAQQFVGSEIQIISDHEVMGYTRIRGGWNNGRAYTVYFYAVTDHPFVQTATWKGNQISNERYQPDSQQKTGALLRFPSSANTIQLKVGISFISSLKARENVWNEIPHWSFEDTRQALLAQWENLLQRIDIASNTPEKYKRMFYTGIYHTMLMPVDRTGENPLWSDPEPYYDDFYAIWDTYRTSTPLITLIDPQRETDIVRSLINIYKRDGYMPDARSGNCNGRTQGGSNAEIVIADAFVKGLPNIDYHLALEAMLKDATIPPGGNEEAEGRGGLIPYLELGYIPYGIPRAGNRTIEYSYCDYTIALVAKGLGKTDLYQQYLKQSSNWKNLWRADYEHAGVKGFILPRDKEGNWLDKIPFGNSHIQKPTFTYTPVTFEGPWYTPWWNMFFYEASSWEYSLSIPHDVPGLIEQCGGKEKFDERLDIFFDKGFFNVNNEPSFLTPCLYHWVGRPDKSGDRIHEIIQKNYNDGSAGLPGNDDSGAMSSWLVFHMMGLYPNAGQDYYLIHTPLLTESRFHLQEGKTFTIKTEGLSEKNKYIRSILLNGKNYPYSAIRHNDIIKGGELVLKMGPSPGNWGSKLFPESKE, encoded by the coding sequence ATGACCCACATTCCATTCAAAGTTTCTTTGTTAAGACTGGTCTTCCTGCTGCTGCCCGTGACGGTCGCGGCACAGGAAGCCAGACTTTCTGATTACGTAGATCCCAAAATCGGTTCGGAAGGACTGGGACGGGTATTTATCGGTCCCTCCTGCCCTTATGGTATGGTGAAACCATCGCCCGATTGCACTGTCCATCCCAATAGTGGTTGGCTGCCTATGCCCGAACAAGTCAACGGTTTCTCCCAAGTACACGTCAGCGGGACAGGAGGAGGTCCTAAATATGGCAACATACTTGTCATGCCTTTTGGCAAAGGTATGGATCAGCTCAATCATATAGACTATCGCAAAGATGAAACAATCCGCTTGGGCTATTATGCTACCGAATTCCAGAGAACAGGCATATATACTGAAATAACAACTGCTCCACGCGCCTCATTCTACCGATTCACCTATCCCGAAGATTCCTTAAAATCCCTGTTGGTTGACGCCGGCTTCTTCCTGGGTGAACAACCGACCCCCGATGCCCGCGAAGCACAACAATTTGTAGGTTCGGAAATTCAAATCATATCCGATCACGAAGTAATGGGATATACCCGTATTCGCGGAGGTTGGAATAACGGACGTGCCTACACCGTTTATTTTTATGCAGTAACCGACCATCCCTTTGTACAAACGGCCACATGGAAAGGAAACCAGATCAGCAATGAACGATACCAGCCAGACTCCCAACAAAAAACCGGAGCTTTGTTGCGTTTCCCTTCTTCTGCAAATACCATTCAACTGAAAGTCGGAATTTCATTTATCAGTTCTCTCAAAGCCAGAGAGAATGTATGGAACGAAATACCTCATTGGTCATTTGAGGACACCCGGCAAGCCTTATTGGCACAATGGGAAAACTTATTGCAACGCATTGATATAGCCTCAAATACACCCGAAAAATATAAGCGTATGTTTTATACCGGTATCTATCATACCATGTTAATGCCTGTAGACCGTACCGGTGAAAATCCATTATGGAGTGATCCGGAACCTTATTATGATGATTTTTATGCTATCTGGGACACCTACCGCACCTCAACTCCACTTATCACACTGATTGACCCTCAAAGAGAAACAGACATTGTACGTTCACTGATCAATATCTATAAACGGGACGGCTACATGCCTGATGCACGAAGCGGAAATTGTAACGGACGGACACAAGGCGGCTCCAACGCCGAAATTGTTATAGCCGATGCATTTGTAAAAGGACTACCAAACATAGATTACCATCTGGCTTTGGAAGCTATGCTGAAAGATGCGACCATACCGCCCGGAGGTAACGAAGAAGCGGAGGGAAGAGGCGGACTGATTCCTTATCTGGAATTGGGATATATTCCATACGGTATTCCCCGAGCCGGAAACCGCACAATAGAATACTCCTATTGTGATTATACCATAGCCTTAGTAGCAAAAGGACTAGGCAAGACAGACTTGTACCAGCAATACTTGAAACAATCTTCCAACTGGAAGAACTTGTGGCGGGCCGATTATGAACATGCAGGAGTCAAAGGATTCATACTTCCCCGGGATAAAGAAGGAAACTGGTTAGACAAAATACCTTTCGGAAACTCCCATATCCAGAAACCCACCTTCACATATACTCCCGTTACCTTTGAAGGTCCTTGGTATACTCCTTGGTGGAACATGTTCTTTTATGAAGCCTCCTCCTGGGAATATTCACTCAGCATTCCGCATGACGTACCCGGACTCATTGAACAATGTGGCGGAAAAGAGAAGTTTGACGAACGGCTGGATATTTTCTTTGACAAGGGTTTCTTCAATGTGAATAATGAACCCTCCTTCCTCACTCCCTGCCTATACCACTGGGTAGGGCGTCCGGATAAAAGCGGCGACCGCATCCATGAAATTATCCAGAAAAACTATAATGACGGTTCTGCCGGTCTTCCCGGAAATGATGACTCCGGAGCCATGTCATCGTGGTTGGTATTCCACATGATGGGGTTGTACCCCAATGCCGGACAAGACTATTATTTAATCCATACCCCTCTACTGACAGAGAGTCGTTTCCATTTACAGGAAGGCAAAACATTCACGATCAAAACCGAAGGGCTTTCCGAAAAGAACAAGTATATCCGGTCGATATTATTAAATGGAAAGAATTATCCATATTCCGCCATCCGCCATAATGATATCATCAAAGGAGGCGAGTTGGTTTTAAAAATGGGCCCCAGTCCCGGTAACTGGGGGAGCAAACTATTTCCTGAATCTAAAGAGTAA